A part of Corynebacterium mustelae genomic DNA contains:
- the secF gene encoding protein translocase subunit SecF, protein MSSTKTMEKIFTGEGGIDFVGKRRISYWVTLAILAVCLLSILIRGFNFGIDFEGGTKINMPAGTLETTAVSETFKEATGVEPAITQIVGSGDTRILEINSERLSQDQIDKARAAIFEKYQPTDTDGKPSPDVIGDSTVSESWGSTITNRMLISMGVFLLAVFVYIALRLQREMAVAALGALFVDLSFIAGLYALIGFEVTPASVIGLLTVLAFSLYDTVIVFDKVRENTTGYLGNKQMTYGEHANLAINQTVMRSISTTVISVLPILALMVIAVWLMGVGTLKDLALVQLIGVTWGTISSIFLATPFLVSLKNLNKETKKHNAQVAAYRSGTGIAEEDSVDFKRRVLSPERTVDSRPSGQGPSSTGSSWRPNRQP, encoded by the coding sequence ATGTCTTCCACTAAAACTATGGAAAAGATCTTTACCGGTGAAGGTGGTATCGATTTCGTCGGAAAGCGGCGAATCTCTTATTGGGTGACGCTTGCTATTCTCGCTGTCTGCCTACTAAGCATCTTGATACGGGGCTTCAATTTCGGCATAGATTTTGAAGGCGGTACCAAAATCAATATGCCTGCTGGAACGCTGGAAACCACCGCCGTGTCGGAAACATTTAAAGAAGCCACGGGGGTTGAACCCGCCATTACACAAATTGTCGGTTCAGGTGACACTCGTATTCTTGAAATCAATTCAGAGCGGTTAAGTCAAGATCAGATTGATAAAGCTCGAGCAGCTATTTTCGAGAAATACCAACCAACTGATACAGACGGCAAGCCAAGCCCGGACGTGATAGGTGACTCAACTGTGAGTGAATCGTGGGGTTCCACAATCACGAATCGAATGCTGATTTCGATGGGCGTATTTTTACTAGCCGTATTTGTCTACATTGCGCTGCGACTGCAACGAGAAATGGCTGTTGCTGCTCTAGGCGCGCTTTTTGTGGACTTGTCATTCATCGCTGGTTTGTATGCGCTGATTGGTTTTGAGGTAACACCGGCATCTGTGATTGGTTTGTTGACAGTGTTGGCATTCTCCTTGTACGACACAGTGATCGTTTTTGACAAGGTTCGTGAAAACACCACAGGCTATCTCGGAAACAAACAAATGACTTACGGCGAGCACGCTAACTTAGCTATCAATCAGACTGTGATGCGTTCGATCTCCACCACTGTTATCTCCGTCTTACCGATTCTTGCATTGATGGTCATCGCAGTGTGGCTGATGGGAGTGGGCACGCTCAAGGATCTAGCTCTTGTGCAGCTGATAGGCGTAACTTGGGGTACAATTTCCTCGATCTTCTTGGCAACACCATTCTTGGTATCTTTGAAGAACCTTAATAAGGAAACCAAGAAGCATAATGCACAAGTCGCTGCCTATCGTTCCGGAACTGGCATAGCTGAGGAAGATTCCGTTGATTTCAAACGTCGGGTTTTAAGTCCTGAGCGTACGGTCGATTCACGACCCAGCGGCCAGGGGCCAAGTTCTACGGGATCCAGTTGGCGACCGAACCGGCAACCGTAA
- a CDS encoding RelA/SpoT family protein: MTQQRTMKQSSTMRSMSARLARSLTGNRGKINPVLEPLLSIHREFHPKADVDALSRAYDTAERLHKGVFRKSGDPYITHPLAVATIAAEIGMDTTTLIAALLHDTVEDCDYSLEELTEDFGEEVARLVDGVTKLDKVALGAAAEAETIRKMIVAMAHDPRVLVIKVADRLHNMRTMRFLPPEKQAKKARQTLEVIAPLAHRLGMASVKWELEDLSFAILYPKKYDEVVRLVADRAPSRDRYLKEITAILQQGLKENNIDAEVMGRPKHYWSIYQKMIVRGKDFDEIFDLVGIRILVDSLNNCYAAIGVVHSLFAAMPGRFKDYISSPKFGVYQSLHTTVMGDGGKPLEVQVRTHEMHFNAEYGIAAHWRYKETKGSHSGEQAEVDQMAWMRQLLDWQKEAADPNEFLDSLRYDLTSKQIFVFTPKGDVVNLPMDATPIDFAYAVHTEVGHRCIGAKINGKLVALESTLKSGDRVEIFTSKDPNAGPSRDWQDFVRSPRAKAKIRQWFAKERREEYLEAGRDALAAEVQRGGLPIHRLFTAQSMKAVAAELHYADVDALYTAIGSSAVSAAHVANRLMAAFGDADDAADTLVARTPFSELVNAKHKAVADGTGILVEGSPDVMAKLAKCCMPVPGDAIFGFVTRGGGVSVHRTDCTNAEKLAEEPERMINVSWASEGHGSVFQATLQLEALDRNGLLMELTRVINEQQVSVVAMNSHSSEDHVATVRFTFTVSDTKQLGSLMTQLRNTEGVFDVYRVTSGG; this comes from the coding sequence ATGACACAGCAGCGAACGATGAAACAGTCGAGCACTATGCGTAGCATGTCCGCACGCCTGGCCCGGAGCTTGACTGGAAACCGTGGGAAAATTAACCCGGTGTTGGAACCTCTTTTGAGTATCCACCGTGAGTTTCACCCAAAAGCGGACGTAGATGCATTATCGCGGGCATATGATACTGCAGAACGACTGCATAAGGGGGTTTTTCGGAAGTCTGGTGACCCCTATATCACTCATCCGCTCGCTGTAGCCACTATTGCCGCTGAGATCGGCATGGATACCACAACACTGATAGCTGCATTGTTGCACGACACCGTGGAAGACTGTGACTACAGTTTGGAAGAATTGACGGAAGATTTCGGCGAGGAAGTCGCCAGGCTTGTCGACGGGGTGACGAAGTTAGACAAGGTCGCATTGGGGGCAGCAGCTGAGGCGGAAACCATTCGTAAAATGATCGTTGCCATGGCGCACGACCCGCGCGTTTTGGTGATCAAAGTGGCCGACCGGCTACACAATATGCGCACTATGCGGTTCTTGCCGCCGGAGAAGCAAGCCAAAAAAGCACGACAGACTCTAGAAGTAATCGCCCCGCTAGCGCACCGATTAGGTATGGCCAGTGTGAAATGGGAGTTAGAAGACTTGTCGTTTGCCATTTTATATCCCAAAAAATACGACGAAGTGGTTCGGCTTGTAGCCGACCGCGCCCCATCACGCGACCGTTATTTGAAAGAAATCACGGCGATTTTGCAGCAAGGGTTGAAAGAAAACAACATTGATGCAGAAGTCATGGGGCGGCCTAAGCATTACTGGTCGATTTATCAGAAAATGATTGTCCGTGGCAAAGATTTCGACGAAATTTTTGATCTGGTGGGAATCAGAATTCTTGTCGACAGTCTCAATAATTGTTACGCCGCTATTGGTGTCGTGCATTCGTTATTTGCGGCCATGCCAGGACGGTTTAAAGATTACATCTCCTCACCGAAATTCGGTGTGTACCAGTCGCTACACACCACGGTAATGGGGGATGGCGGCAAACCATTGGAAGTACAAGTTCGCACTCATGAGATGCACTTTAACGCTGAATATGGCATCGCAGCCCATTGGCGCTATAAAGAGACAAAGGGTAGCCACAGTGGCGAACAGGCTGAAGTCGATCAGATGGCGTGGATGCGCCAGCTTCTCGATTGGCAGAAAGAGGCAGCTGATCCCAATGAGTTTCTTGATTCTCTGCGGTACGACTTAACAAGCAAGCAGATATTCGTATTCACACCCAAAGGTGATGTCGTTAATCTGCCGATGGATGCAACGCCTATTGATTTCGCCTATGCAGTCCACACCGAAGTAGGGCACCGATGTATTGGTGCGAAAATTAACGGGAAGCTCGTTGCACTGGAGTCAACGCTCAAATCGGGTGACCGGGTGGAAATTTTCACATCGAAAGACCCCAATGCTGGACCATCGCGTGACTGGCAGGATTTTGTTCGTTCGCCGCGGGCGAAGGCGAAAATACGGCAGTGGTTTGCTAAAGAACGGCGAGAAGAATACCTTGAAGCTGGACGTGACGCCTTAGCTGCTGAGGTGCAACGTGGTGGTTTACCAATACACCGGCTATTTACCGCTCAATCCATGAAAGCGGTGGCAGCGGAGCTTCATTACGCAGATGTGGATGCGCTATACACCGCAATTGGTTCCAGCGCAGTCTCGGCAGCGCACGTAGCTAATCGATTAATGGCCGCTTTTGGCGACGCTGATGACGCGGCCGATACCCTGGTAGCCCGAACTCCTTTTAGTGAATTAGTTAACGCCAAGCACAAGGCTGTGGCCGATGGCACAGGGATTTTAGTCGAAGGTAGTCCAGACGTCATGGCTAAACTGGCTAAATGCTGTATGCCGGTGCCTGGCGATGCAATCTTTGGTTTTGTCACCCGGGGCGGTGGCGTCTCGGTGCATCGTACCGACTGCACAAACGCGGAAAAGCTAGCGGAAGAGCCGGAACGAATGATTAACGTTTCGTGGGCTTCTGAAGGGCACGGTTCAGTATTCCAGGCCACCTTACAGCTGGAAGCGTTGGATCGAAATGGACTGTTGATGGAGCTCACCCGTGTAATAAATGAACAGCAAGTGTCCGTTGTCGCTATGAACTCTCATTCGTCTGAAGATCACGTCGCCACCGTCAGATTTACTTTTACTGTTTCCGAT
- a CDS encoding ABC transporter substrate-binding protein, which translates to MSAVLGLSLTLASCGFGSNSDDANSHDYFGYAIDDYLITTNVSTTVGFSSNAHQLAGRLYPGVYVNGPKGQRIPNSDLVQVRALPGAQQRVEYRISDKAVYSDGQPITCDSFLLAFVAASARPLFDSYIPLMDQVERVDCTPGAKLATVVFKENYGDRWRFLFSGGSLLPAHAIAAKLNLSLEDFNQALQTYDDSLLPKIAQVWNTGFDLQAFDPQLQVSSGPFFIESVGANGEVTLSRNDKYYGEKPVLDKLVVWPKGTDLQKLATDGNLQIAEVDSVSETKWIDRNDPENIYEIEATAGVLTDHLVLGSAGVFQTKENRQAFASCVDQAAVARASSKSSGVTVDPVATRTIRARDSINQHLSDITDPHLGMNFDAARRLEGQTVRIGYFAPDARKAAMVESIRSSCSEAGIIVEDVSADFASIGNLPRTFENSYGTEFTTDGGADAMLQALDPQYSFDAVEHVSNDIEAVRGAEARSWDDVETIPLASQPRIFIADRSVKNVVHNTDLYGIGWNLDRWGEDEIHS; encoded by the coding sequence ATGAGCGCTGTGTTAGGACTCTCATTGACGTTAGCCAGTTGTGGATTTGGATCTAATTCCGATGATGCGAATTCGCATGATTACTTTGGCTACGCCATCGATGACTACCTGATTACCACCAATGTTTCGACAACCGTTGGTTTTTCTAGTAATGCCCACCAGCTGGCGGGGCGACTCTACCCTGGTGTGTACGTTAATGGGCCGAAGGGGCAACGCATTCCAAATTCGGATCTTGTTCAGGTTCGTGCGCTCCCTGGGGCCCAGCAGCGCGTAGAATACCGAATTTCCGATAAAGCTGTTTACTCAGACGGGCAACCTATTACGTGTGATTCATTCCTGTTGGCATTTGTTGCGGCATCGGCACGGCCACTCTTCGATTCATATATTCCATTGATGGATCAAGTCGAGCGGGTTGACTGCACGCCAGGAGCAAAACTAGCCACTGTGGTGTTTAAAGAGAATTACGGTGATCGATGGCGGTTTTTGTTCAGTGGTGGAAGTTTGCTGCCAGCACACGCGATAGCAGCCAAACTCAACTTAAGCCTTGAAGACTTCAACCAAGCTTTGCAAACATACGACGATAGCTTACTTCCTAAGATCGCACAGGTGTGGAACACTGGTTTCGACCTCCAAGCCTTTGACCCTCAACTGCAAGTAAGTTCAGGCCCGTTTTTCATCGAATCTGTGGGGGCTAATGGGGAAGTGACGCTAAGTCGTAATGACAAGTATTACGGTGAAAAACCAGTACTTGACAAACTCGTCGTCTGGCCCAAAGGCACAGATCTGCAGAAGCTGGCTACTGACGGCAATCTTCAGATTGCTGAAGTCGATAGTGTTTCGGAAACGAAATGGATTGATCGAAATGATCCAGAAAACATTTACGAGATAGAAGCAACCGCCGGGGTGTTGACAGATCATTTGGTTTTAGGTTCGGCAGGAGTTTTCCAAACCAAAGAAAACAGACAAGCGTTCGCCTCGTGCGTGGACCAAGCTGCCGTCGCCCGGGCGTCGTCGAAAAGCTCAGGTGTGACTGTAGATCCAGTTGCGACACGAACTATTCGGGCGCGTGACAGCATCAATCAACATCTTTCTGACATTACTGACCCTCACTTGGGCATGAATTTTGATGCGGCTCGTAGGCTGGAAGGTCAAACTGTTCGGATCGGTTATTTCGCGCCTGATGCGCGAAAAGCAGCAATGGTGGAATCGATTCGCAGCTCTTGTTCGGAAGCCGGGATCATTGTCGAAGACGTGTCGGCGGATTTTGCATCAATTGGAAATCTTCCTCGGACCTTTGAAAACAGTTATGGTACCGAATTCACCACCGATGGTGGTGCTGATGCGATGTTGCAAGCACTAGATCCGCAATACAGTTTCGACGCGGTAGAACACGTATCGAATGACATTGAGGCAGTGCGAGGCGCTGAAGCCCGAAGCTGGGATGATGTGGAAACCATACCTTTGGCAAGTCAACCACGGATTTTTATAGCTGACCGCTCGGTAAAAAACGTTGTGCATAACACTGATTTGTATGGAATTGGCTGGAATCTCGATCGGTGGGGGGAAGACGAAATCCATAGTTAA
- the ruvC gene encoding crossover junction endodeoxyribonuclease RuvC — MGIDPGLTRCGLSVIQAGRGRAVIPVAVGVVRTPTDSDVAVRLFELSEAVNEWMDSYQPDVVAIERVFERGNVSTVMNTAHAVGVLMLAAAQRNIDVHLYTPSEVKKAVSGNGRADKKQMTAMITRILGLSEPPKPADAADALALAVCHCWRAPLLAKHRETERLTMKQARHMNGVLGQAKQKAAQRADGMPEELARAANTSPKT; from the coding sequence ATGGGAATTGACCCAGGTCTTACCCGGTGTGGATTATCGGTGATTCAGGCTGGGCGGGGACGCGCGGTTATTCCAGTTGCTGTTGGGGTAGTGCGTACCCCAACAGATTCTGACGTAGCTGTTCGATTATTTGAATTAAGCGAGGCTGTCAATGAGTGGATGGATTCGTATCAGCCTGATGTGGTCGCTATTGAGCGGGTATTTGAGCGTGGAAACGTTTCCACAGTGATGAACACAGCGCATGCGGTGGGTGTATTGATGCTTGCTGCTGCTCAACGAAATATCGACGTGCACCTGTATACGCCTAGTGAGGTTAAAAAAGCAGTTAGCGGGAATGGTCGGGCCGATAAAAAACAAATGACCGCGATGATCACCAGAATCCTGGGCCTATCAGAACCACCCAAGCCTGCGGACGCCGCTGACGCGTTAGCGCTTGCAGTCTGTCACTGTTGGCGGGCTCCATTATTGGCTAAACACCGTGAAACTGAGAGGTTAACAATGAAACAAGCCCGGCACATGAATGGCGTTTTAGGCCAAGCAAAACAAAAGGCAGCGCAACGAGCTGACGGGATGCCGGAGGAATTGGCTAGGGCGGCAAACACTTCGCCCAAAACATGA
- the secD gene encoding protein translocase subunit SecD, with protein sequence MALFILLLLAIYALIFFTGDRSATPRLGIDLQGGTRVTLVPQGEKPTPEQLSQARTILENRVNGMGVSGANVVIDGDTLVVTVPGEDTSQARAVGQTSQLFFRPVAVPGAVDNATVIPELEKMANRWVEVGAISPEKAQEQLDRAEELLAATPPAPAEGENAEQPKPEKPELKISASAPDEPANSIESTKQREKTLEILKADRQSSDPAVQLAASTLLVCDDTPDPLQGTDDPAKPLVACDPGQGQVYILGEVPLLQGQIDTVNGKRLTGDEIDTGRPITGGLNPQTGQMEINFAFKAGAGDQGSATWSALTQEYLERQVAITLDSKIISAPVIRAATSVGEATSITGDFSQAEATELANNLRYGALPLSFAGENGEQGGTAITVPASLGVASLKAGLIAGLVGFALVALYSLYFYRYFGLISLFSLILSGVFVYGSLVLLGRLIGYSLDLAGVAGLIIGIGTTADSFVVIYERIKDEVRSGRTFRSAVPHAWERAKSTIITGNFVTLIAAVVVYFLAVGEVKGFAFTLGLTTVFDLLVTFLLTAPLIILASRKPWTAKPAVNGLAKVFALAEKTGTARQFHNEPKRGWDWKQEQAESEPEVEDVEQRLARTHGHLISNPVNPDQPESQPSESEREK encoded by the coding sequence ATTGCTTTGTTCATTCTGCTTCTATTGGCGATATACGCACTTATTTTTTTCACAGGTGACCGTAGCGCCACCCCTCGGCTTGGTATTGATTTGCAGGGTGGTACTCGAGTTACTCTGGTTCCCCAGGGTGAGAAACCAACCCCTGAACAGCTAAGCCAAGCGCGCACAATTCTGGAAAACCGCGTGAATGGAATGGGTGTTTCCGGAGCCAATGTGGTGATCGATGGCGACACCTTAGTGGTAACTGTTCCTGGTGAAGACACGTCCCAAGCCCGGGCAGTTGGTCAAACGTCACAGCTGTTCTTCCGTCCAGTAGCCGTTCCGGGTGCCGTCGACAACGCGACCGTAATTCCTGAGCTTGAAAAGATGGCAAACCGGTGGGTTGAGGTCGGTGCTATCAGCCCGGAAAAAGCACAAGAGCAATTGGACCGAGCAGAGGAATTACTAGCTGCCACCCCACCTGCTCCTGCCGAGGGAGAAAATGCGGAACAACCTAAACCAGAAAAACCTGAGCTTAAGATCTCAGCATCCGCGCCCGATGAGCCAGCCAATTCGATTGAATCGACGAAGCAGCGAGAAAAGACACTGGAAATTCTCAAAGCCGACCGACAATCTAGCGACCCCGCTGTCCAATTGGCAGCTTCCACTTTGTTGGTATGTGATGACACTCCAGACCCGTTGCAAGGAACAGACGATCCTGCGAAACCACTGGTAGCTTGCGACCCAGGCCAAGGGCAAGTGTACATATTGGGCGAAGTTCCATTACTACAAGGCCAGATAGATACTGTTAACGGCAAACGGCTAACTGGTGACGAGATCGATACCGGTCGGCCTATTACCGGTGGCTTGAACCCACAAACTGGCCAAATGGAAATAAACTTCGCTTTCAAGGCGGGAGCAGGCGACCAAGGGTCGGCTACTTGGTCTGCGTTAACCCAGGAATATTTGGAACGACAAGTTGCAATTACCCTCGATTCCAAAATCATATCCGCACCGGTAATTCGGGCGGCTACCTCGGTAGGTGAGGCAACCTCTATTACTGGTGACTTCAGCCAGGCTGAGGCTACCGAACTAGCCAATAATTTGCGTTATGGTGCTCTTCCGTTGAGCTTTGCCGGTGAGAACGGAGAACAAGGCGGAACAGCAATTACGGTACCGGCTTCCCTTGGTGTTGCTTCGCTGAAAGCAGGCTTGATCGCAGGGTTGGTTGGTTTTGCACTGGTGGCTCTTTATTCGCTGTACTTCTATCGCTACTTCGGCTTGATCTCATTATTCTCGTTGATTCTTTCCGGAGTATTCGTCTACGGTTCCCTTGTTTTGTTGGGCCGGTTAATTGGTTACTCGCTAGACTTGGCGGGTGTTGCTGGTTTGATCATCGGTATTGGCACCACTGCGGACTCCTTTGTGGTGATCTATGAGCGGATTAAAGACGAAGTGCGTAGTGGGCGTACGTTCCGGTCGGCTGTTCCACACGCCTGGGAGCGGGCGAAGTCGACAATTATTACGGGTAACTTTGTTACGCTGATTGCTGCCGTGGTGGTGTATTTCCTTGCGGTCGGAGAAGTTAAGGGCTTCGCTTTTACTCTCGGCTTAACGACGGTCTTTGACTTGCTTGTCACTTTCCTTCTCACAGCACCCCTCATTATCCTGGCGTCGCGCAAGCCGTGGACGGCAAAGCCCGCTGTTAATGGTTTGGCTAAAGTCTTTGCGCTAGCTGAAAAGACGGGGACTGCTCGGCAATTCCACAATGAGCCAAAGCGGGGCTGGGATTGGAAACAAGAACAAGCAGAATCTGAGCCGGAAGTTGAAGACGTGGAGCAGCGATTAGCACGAACCCATGGGCATTTGATTTCTAATCCAGTTAACCCTGATCAGCCCGAATCTCAACCATCGGAATCGGAAAGGGAGAAATAA
- the ruvA gene encoding Holliday junction branch migration protein RuvA, which yields MIVSLRGTVLDIQLQYAVLECNGVGYKVLATARTLGQLARGEEAFLLTTMVVREDSQTLYGFIDEESREMFGLLQTVSGLGPKLALAAQSVYSAAELVHAITHNDAKTLQKIPGVGKRMAERMVVDLKDKVSTLQPTALQKPGTELSSSSSSDVAVAAQVVEALTGLGFTEKVAEPVVVAVMAENPDADTSMVLRGALSALSKK from the coding sequence ATGATTGTTTCACTGCGCGGCACCGTTTTAGATATTCAGCTGCAATATGCGGTTTTAGAATGTAATGGTGTTGGGTATAAAGTTCTTGCTACCGCCAGGACCCTAGGCCAATTAGCTCGAGGTGAAGAAGCCTTCCTACTTACGACGATGGTGGTACGGGAAGACTCACAAACCCTGTACGGATTCATTGACGAGGAATCCCGCGAGATGTTCGGTTTACTGCAAACCGTATCTGGGCTTGGTCCGAAATTAGCCTTAGCAGCGCAATCGGTGTATTCGGCAGCGGAGTTGGTTCACGCAATTACACATAATGATGCAAAAACCCTGCAAAAAATTCCTGGTGTGGGTAAGCGCATGGCTGAGCGGATGGTTGTGGATTTGAAGGATAAAGTCTCAACACTTCAGCCAACTGCGCTGCAAAAACCTGGTACAGAGCTTTCAAGTTCTAGCTCATCCGACGTTGCGGTAGCCGCGCAGGTGGTAGAAGCACTAACCGGATTAGGATTCACTGAAAAGGTGGCAGAACCCGTAGTAGTAGCCGTTATGGCAGAAAACCCCGACGCCGATACAAGTATGGTTTTGCGTGGCGCGTTAAGTGCCTTGTCCAAGAAATAG
- the yajC gene encoding preprotein translocase subunit YajC, whose translation MFDSVFLLIVVLALVALPSFIIQRKQRRHLDKIREIQDSVVIGDTIVTTAGLHAVVRGISETTVELETASGVVSTWEKYAILRNITQEPVSDIATP comes from the coding sequence ATGTTTGATTCGGTATTTTTACTCATTGTGGTGCTCGCTCTGGTGGCACTCCCAAGTTTCATCATCCAGCGGAAACAACGTCGGCATTTGGATAAGATTCGTGAGATACAAGACTCCGTCGTAATAGGGGATACCATTGTGACAACGGCTGGGCTGCATGCAGTGGTTCGGGGCATTTCCGAAACCACCGTTGAATTAGAAACGGCATCTGGTGTTGTTTCCACCTGGGAAAAATATGCAATTCTTCGCAACATCACCCAGGAACCCGTTTCGGATATAGCGACACCGTAA
- a CDS encoding adenine phosphoribosyltransferase — protein sequence MSVSTYCDAREALRVKTRFVPGFPVEGIVFEDLTPVLADAEAFHLLVDELAAAARKMGAEMIGGLDARGFLLGSAVAYKLGLGILAIRKRGKLPPPVHTKEYELEYGTAALELPANGIELEGVKVVLIDDVLATGGTLVAARDLIRQLGGEVAGYGVVLEVVNLDGRKKLQGAPVFVVNDLQTS from the coding sequence ATGTCTGTTAGTACGTATTGCGATGCTCGTGAGGCGCTACGTGTTAAAACTCGTTTTGTGCCAGGTTTCCCTGTAGAAGGGATTGTTTTCGAAGACCTCACCCCAGTATTGGCAGACGCGGAAGCGTTTCATCTGCTTGTCGACGAACTTGCTGCTGCGGCACGTAAAATGGGTGCCGAGATGATCGGGGGGCTTGACGCCAGGGGCTTTCTTCTCGGTTCCGCTGTGGCCTATAAGCTTGGCCTGGGTATTCTTGCTATACGAAAGCGCGGAAAGCTACCACCGCCGGTACATACCAAAGAATATGAGCTGGAATATGGAACAGCAGCTTTAGAACTTCCAGCAAACGGAATTGAGTTAGAGGGCGTCAAAGTTGTGCTAATCGACGACGTCTTGGCAACTGGTGGCACTTTAGTAGCGGCTAGGGACCTGATCCGCCAGCTTGGTGGGGAAGTCGCTGGTTACGGAGTGGTTTTAGAGGTGGTAAATTTAGACGGCCGGAAAAAGCTACAAGGTGCTCCTGTATTCGTCGTCAATGATCTGCAAACTTCGTAG
- the ruvB gene encoding Holliday junction branch migration DNA helicase RuvB gives MANVEKTEFSVPDRPARSDDAAINTHAMPEETDIETTLRPRSLHEFIGQPKVRDQLNLVLTGAKNRGVTPDHVLLSGPPGLGKTTMAMIIAYEMGTSLRMTSGPALERAGDLAAMLSNLMEGDILFIDEIHRMARPAEEMLYMAMEDFRIDVIVGKGPGATSIPLELAPFTLVGATTRSGMLTGPLRDRFGFTAQMEFYATDDLTQVVTRAAKIIGVPIDYDAAVEIASRSRGTPRIANRLLRRVRDYAEVHSDGHIDLAAAQQALIVFDVDEKGLDRLDRAVLSALVLSHGGGPVGVSTLAIAVGEEPSTVEEVCEPYLVRAGMITRTGRGRVATAAAWHHLGLEPPEGSTAPLFS, from the coding sequence ATGGCGAATGTGGAAAAAACAGAATTCTCGGTTCCGGACAGGCCAGCTCGCAGCGATGATGCGGCGATAAACACACATGCTATGCCGGAGGAGACTGACATTGAAACAACGCTGCGTCCCCGCAGCCTACATGAATTTATTGGTCAGCCTAAAGTACGCGATCAACTGAATTTGGTTTTAACTGGCGCAAAAAATCGGGGTGTAACTCCAGACCATGTTCTTCTATCCGGCCCTCCTGGGCTCGGTAAAACGACGATGGCGATGATTATTGCCTACGAAATGGGAACTAGCTTACGAATGACCTCGGGGCCAGCGTTGGAGCGCGCAGGTGATCTTGCTGCCATGCTGTCGAATCTTATGGAAGGAGATATCCTTTTTATCGACGAAATCCACCGCATGGCGCGACCCGCTGAGGAGATGCTGTACATGGCGATGGAAGACTTTCGGATCGATGTCATTGTGGGTAAAGGGCCAGGTGCGACTTCAATCCCGCTGGAATTGGCACCTTTTACCTTGGTAGGTGCTACGACACGTTCTGGCATGTTAACCGGCCCTCTACGCGATAGATTTGGTTTTACCGCGCAAATGGAATTCTATGCCACCGATGATCTAACGCAGGTGGTTACCCGAGCTGCAAAAATTATCGGAGTTCCCATTGATTATGACGCGGCAGTTGAAATCGCATCACGGTCACGGGGTACTCCCCGTATTGCTAATCGCCTATTGCGGCGAGTACGTGACTATGCGGAAGTGCATTCCGACGGGCACATTGATCTTGCTGCTGCCCAGCAAGCTCTCATTGTGTTTGATGTGGACGAAAAGGGGCTGGATAGATTGGACCGTGCGGTTCTCAGTGCCTTGGTTCTAAGCCATGGTGGTGGTCCAGTAGGAGTTTCCACTTTGGCAATTGCAGTCGGCGAGGAGCCATCTACGGTAGAAGAAGTTTGTGAACCATATTTGGTTCGTGCAGGAATGATAACCCGTACCGGACGGGGACGAGTAGCAACAGCCGCAGCATGGCACCACCTGGGGTTAGAGCCACCAGAGGGAAGCACTGCACCGTTATTCTCTTAA